One window from the genome of Bradyrhizobium xenonodulans encodes:
- a CDS encoding FixH family protein gives MLAKFSTAAVAATLSLAASAAMAGADDYTFEPVNPQMKKGDDVTLAVRLTNKQTGKPVSDAVIFKTRVDMAPDGMAEMESAVAALPSKEPGVYAFKTDLPMAGRYQVTLSAKVQGEPETVTAKVIVTAIK, from the coding sequence ATGCTTGCCAAATTCAGCACCGCGGCTGTTGCCGCCACCCTTTCGCTTGCCGCTTCCGCCGCGATGGCGGGCGCCGATGACTACACCTTCGAGCCGGTCAATCCGCAGATGAAGAAGGGCGACGACGTCACACTCGCCGTGCGCCTGACCAACAAGCAGACCGGCAAGCCGGTGTCGGACGCAGTCATCTTCAAGACCCGCGTCGACATGGCCCCGGACGGCATGGCCGAGATGGAGTCGGCGGTCGCCGCGCTGCCGTCGAAGGAGCCGGGCGTGTACGCCTTCAAGACGGACCTGCCGATGGCCGGCCGCTACCAGGTGACGCTGTCGGCGAAGGTGCAGGGCGAACCGGAGACCGTCACGGCCAAGGTGATCGTCACGGCGATCAAGTGA
- a CDS encoding tripartite tricarboxylate transporter substrate-binding protein: MRFIAIVSALLLSLGSAVAQDYPTRPITMLVPFAAGGPTDTIARLTAAGMGKSLGQQIIVENATGAGGTIGTTRAARAQPDGYTLLIHHVGISTAATLYRNLSYDTKTAFAPIGLVTNAPMTIIARPDFPADTLKDLVAYAQQQGDKLTYANAGLGAASHLCGMLFMTAIQKQLTTVPYKGNGPIMNDLLGKQIDLTCDQATNTTGPITAKQVKAYAITTKERLKSLPDLPTADEAGLKGFELGVWHGVYAPKGTPPAVVQKLVTALQAALKDPTLIARFNDINTEPVAQDKATPEALAAVLTSEIDRWAPIIKAAGQFAD; the protein is encoded by the coding sequence ATGCGTTTCATCGCCATCGTGTCGGCTCTGCTTCTGTCGCTTGGATCTGCGGTCGCCCAGGACTATCCGACCCGGCCGATCACCATGCTGGTGCCGTTCGCCGCCGGCGGGCCCACCGACACCATCGCGCGGCTGACCGCAGCGGGCATGGGGAAATCGCTCGGCCAGCAGATCATCGTCGAGAACGCGACCGGCGCCGGCGGCACCATCGGCACGACCCGTGCCGCGCGGGCCCAGCCGGACGGCTATACGCTGCTGATCCATCATGTCGGCATCTCGACCGCGGCCACGCTGTATCGCAATCTGAGCTATGACACGAAGACGGCGTTTGCGCCGATCGGTCTCGTGACCAACGCGCCGATGACCATCATCGCGCGTCCGGATTTTCCGGCCGACACGCTCAAGGACCTCGTCGCCTACGCCCAGCAGCAGGGTGACAAGCTGACCTACGCCAATGCCGGGCTTGGCGCGGCATCGCATCTCTGCGGCATGCTGTTCATGACCGCGATCCAGAAGCAGCTCACCACGGTGCCCTACAAGGGCAACGGTCCCATCATGAACGATCTTCTCGGCAAGCAGATCGATCTCACCTGCGACCAGGCAACCAACACCACCGGCCCGATCACCGCAAAGCAGGTCAAGGCCTATGCGATCACGACCAAAGAGCGGCTGAAGAGCCTGCCTGATCTGCCGACGGCCGACGAGGCCGGCCTGAAGGGTTTCGAGCTCGGCGTCTGGCACGGCGTCTATGCCCCGAAGGGCACGCCGCCGGCCGTCGTTCAGAAATTGGTGACGGCGCTCCAGGCGGCCCTCAAGGATCCCACGCTGATCGCACGGTTCAACGACATCAACACCGAACCGGTCGCGCAGGACAAGGCGACGCCGGAAGCTCTGGCGGCGGTGCTGACGAGCGAGATCGATCGCTGGGCTCCGATCATCAAGGCGGCCGGCCAGTTCGCCGACTGA
- a CDS encoding zinc-dependent alcohol dehydrogenase family protein, with amino-acid sequence MRAVLVRQPGGPDALELVELPVPVPGPGQVQIRAEAFGVGQPDVLIRRGIYKWMPPLPANPGNDVAGRIAALGPGVEGFAIDQKVLLSARDLSQRGGCYADYVVAPADAVHALPDDVDLQAAVCLSNYQVAYALLHECRHPRAPASVLVIGAAGGVGTALVQLAKLAGMTVIGTVSTEEKAAFAKANGADHIIFYRREDVVARTRELTGGEGVGLVLDHVCGPEFAGYLGALGKWGTLLSYNAFAGLPEENLMAAMRNHLDICPAVRCFSFHIYDHDRDGRRALMRNVIEALSRNAIKPAISAVLKLDEVRKAHALLEQGSALGKIIMTP; translated from the coding sequence ATGAGGGCGGTGCTGGTGCGTCAGCCGGGTGGGCCGGATGCACTCGAATTGGTCGAGCTGCCGGTGCCTGTGCCCGGACCCGGCCAGGTGCAGATCCGAGCCGAGGCGTTCGGGGTCGGGCAGCCCGACGTGCTGATCCGGCGCGGCATCTACAAATGGATGCCGCCGCTGCCGGCCAATCCCGGCAATGACGTCGCCGGCCGCATTGCCGCGCTCGGGCCCGGCGTCGAGGGCTTTGCGATCGACCAGAAGGTGCTGCTGAGCGCGCGCGATCTGTCCCAGCGCGGCGGCTGTTATGCAGATTATGTGGTCGCGCCCGCGGATGCCGTTCATGCGCTGCCCGACGATGTCGATCTGCAAGCCGCCGTGTGCCTGTCGAACTACCAAGTGGCCTACGCTCTGCTGCACGAGTGCCGCCATCCGCGCGCGCCTGCGAGCGTGCTGGTGATCGGGGCTGCCGGCGGCGTCGGCACCGCGCTGGTGCAACTGGCGAAGCTCGCCGGGATGACCGTCATCGGCACGGTCTCGACCGAGGAGAAGGCCGCGTTCGCGAAGGCGAACGGCGCCGATCACATCATCTTCTACCGCCGCGAGGACGTGGTGGCGCGGACGCGGGAGTTGACCGGCGGCGAAGGCGTCGGTCTCGTGCTCGATCACGTCTGCGGGCCGGAATTCGCCGGTTATCTCGGCGCGCTCGGCAAATGGGGCACGCTGCTGTCGTACAACGCCTTCGCCGGATTGCCGGAAGAGAATCTGATGGCGGCGATGCGCAATCATCTCGACATCTGTCCGGCCGTGCGCTGCTTCTCCTTCCACATCTACGACCACGATCGCGACGGGCGCCGCGCACTCATGCGCAACGTGATCGAGGCACTGAGCCGCAATGCGATCAAGCCGGCGATCTCGGCGGTCCTGAAACTCGACGAGGTCCGGAAGGCCCATGCGCTGCTGGAGCAGGGCTCCGCGCTCGGCAAGATCATCATGACGCCATGA
- a CDS encoding LysR family transcriptional regulator — protein MDIRELRYFTAVYRERNLTAAARACFVSQPSISTAITNLEAELGTTLFIRHKKGVAPTASAEQFHALARRIIDEADAARSLFRKPSTKTSVTLGLMRTLDVPRTIALLKPLTARSDVALRLVGSDERADARIISRSMLRADEHFVALWSERYVAALPPSHPLTLKEKLRAADLAGVPLIDRCHCEQSEFFGRSSQRRQTAAIAQSEDWAMALVAAGVGIAIVPEGVARGNPDIAVREIEVKVKREVGLAYRASVPLADALKDLVGKLQKQRRKPDRRGRRPLRKP, from the coding sequence ATGGACATCCGCGAGCTTCGCTATTTCACCGCCGTCTACCGCGAGCGTAACCTGACCGCGGCTGCGCGCGCCTGCTTCGTGTCGCAGCCGTCGATCTCGACCGCGATCACAAATCTGGAGGCCGAACTCGGCACCACGCTGTTCATTCGCCACAAGAAGGGCGTCGCGCCGACCGCTTCGGCCGAGCAGTTTCATGCGCTGGCCCGCCGCATCATCGACGAGGCCGATGCCGCGCGCAGCCTGTTCAGGAAGCCGAGCACGAAGACCAGTGTGACCCTCGGCCTGATGCGCACGCTCGACGTGCCCCGGACCATCGCGCTCTTGAAGCCGCTGACGGCGCGCAGCGACGTCGCGCTGCGCCTCGTCGGCAGCGACGAGCGTGCCGATGCGCGGATCATCTCCAGGAGCATGCTGCGCGCTGACGAGCATTTCGTCGCGCTCTGGAGCGAACGTTATGTCGCCGCACTGCCGCCGTCGCATCCACTGACGCTGAAGGAGAAGCTGCGCGCCGCCGATCTCGCCGGCGTCCCCCTGATCGACCGCTGCCATTGCGAGCAGAGCGAATTCTTCGGCCGCTCGTCACAACGAAGGCAGACCGCGGCGATCGCGCAATCGGAAGACTGGGCCATGGCGCTGGTCGCCGCCGGTGTCGGCATCGCGATCGTCCCCGAGGGCGTGGCGCGCGGTAATCCCGACATCGCGGTGCGCGAGATCGAGGTCAAGGTCAAGCGCGAGGTCGGGCTGGCCTATCGCGCATCCGTGCCGCTCGCGGATGCGCTGAAGGATCTTGTCGGGAAGCTTCAGAAGCAGCGGCGCAAGCCGGATCGAAGGGGACGACGTCCCCTTCGCAAGCCATGA
- a CDS encoding efflux RND transporter periplasmic adaptor subunit, with protein sequence MKTLRLLTIFALGGGLALGFYWSSNDAGWLAHADISAAAAAADRTPLYYRDPGGAPLWSAGPKKDDRGRDYVPVYDDDRAASEPARSKQQADSSRKILYYRNPMGLPDTSPVPKKDPMGMSYVPVYDGDDIEDGLVKLSPGKIQRTGVRSELVARRPIRVSVKAPGTIQLDERRVSVIAMRAESFVQKVADVTTGTRVKAGQPLMEIYSSAVASAAAEYLATISSKSVGSVEIYGRGSRQRLINLDVPEQAIAEMEKTHVAPVTVRWSAPRDGIVLERNAIEGMRANPGDVLFRIADTSVVWALVDVAERDLGNIAVGQPVAVRARSFAGKTFAGTIAVVYPQVNRDTRTVRVRIELANPDAALLPDMYIDADIDTADAAPVLAVPDSSVLDTGSRQAVLVDKGDGRFEPREIKLGRRGGGYIEVRDGLADGEAVVTSANFLIDAESNLKAALKGFADAAPPASDAGHAMGEHK encoded by the coding sequence ATGAAAACGCTGCGTCTCCTGACGATCTTCGCGCTGGGCGGCGGCCTGGCCCTGGGCTTCTATTGGTCCTCGAACGATGCGGGCTGGCTGGCTCACGCCGACATCAGCGCCGCTGCGGCAGCCGCCGACCGAACCCCGCTCTATTACCGCGATCCGGGCGGAGCGCCGCTGTGGTCGGCGGGTCCGAAGAAGGATGATCGCGGCCGCGATTACGTCCCCGTCTACGATGACGATCGTGCTGCCTCCGAACCTGCCAGGTCGAAACAGCAGGCGGATTCCTCGCGAAAAATTCTCTACTACCGCAATCCCATGGGCCTGCCGGACACATCGCCGGTGCCCAAGAAGGATCCGATGGGGATGAGCTACGTGCCCGTCTACGACGGCGACGACATCGAGGACGGCTTGGTGAAGCTCTCGCCCGGCAAGATCCAGCGCACCGGCGTGAGATCCGAGCTGGTCGCGCGGCGCCCGATCCGCGTGTCGGTCAAGGCGCCCGGCACGATCCAGCTGGACGAGCGCCGCGTGTCGGTGATCGCCATGCGGGCCGAAAGCTTCGTTCAGAAGGTCGCGGATGTGACCACTGGCACGCGCGTGAAGGCCGGCCAGCCGCTGATGGAGATCTACAGCTCCGCGGTCGCGTCCGCGGCGGCGGAATATCTCGCGACGATCAGCTCCAAATCGGTCGGCAGCGTCGAGATCTACGGCCGCGGCTCGCGGCAGCGGCTCATCAATCTCGACGTCCCGGAGCAGGCCATCGCGGAGATGGAGAAGACGCATGTCGCGCCCGTCACCGTCCGCTGGTCGGCGCCGCGCGACGGCATCGTGCTCGAGCGCAACGCGATCGAAGGCATGCGGGCCAATCCGGGCGACGTGCTGTTCAGGATTGCGGACACCTCGGTGGTCTGGGCCCTGGTGGACGTGGCCGAGCGCGACCTCGGCAACATCGCGGTCGGCCAGCCCGTGGCGGTGCGCGCGCGCAGCTTTGCCGGCAAGACTTTCGCAGGGACGATCGCGGTCGTCTATCCGCAGGTGAACCGCGACACCCGGACGGTTCGGGTCCGGATCGAGCTCGCCAATCCGGACGCGGCGCTGCTGCCGGACATGTACATCGATGCCGACATCGACACGGCCGATGCCGCGCCGGTCCTGGCGGTGCCCGACAGCTCGGTGCTCGACACCGGCAGCCGTCAGGCCGTCCTCGTCGACAAGGGAGACGGGCGGTTCGAGCCGAGAGAGATCAAGCTCGGCCGCCGCGGCGGCGGCTACATCGAGGTGCGGGACGGGCTTGCGGACGGCGAGGCGGTGGTGACCTCGGCCAACTTCCTGATCGATGCGGAAAGCAACCTGAAGGCGGCGCTGAAGGGGTTTGCGGACGCGGCTCCGCCGGCTTCCGACGCGGGCCACGCGATGGGAGAGCACAAATGA
- a CDS encoding tripartite tricarboxylate transporter substrate binding protein translates to MRRMKRLAAAIFLLGGFLGGWLVVTPAAADNYPSRPIRLLHGFAAGGAADALSRIIADGLSKKLGQPIIVEAKPGAGGNIAADAVAKAAPDGYTLGLVTGAHAISAATYKSLAYQPAESFEMISTLVYYALVIAVRNDHPAKSLGELIALAKEKPGSLSFGSVGFGSTHHLAGELLNATAGIEIVHVPYRGDSQSVTALLGGEVPVIVGTPVLLAPQIQGGAIRGLAVTSPTRTALLPDVPSVQEAGIKGYDVRTWAGLLAPKGTPSAVIATLNSATLDVLRDTETRQRLETAVGGEVRGSSPEEMKKLIETEIVKWTGVVERAKIPKI, encoded by the coding sequence ATGCGACGGATGAAGCGGCTTGCTGCGGCAATTTTTCTGCTGGGCGGTTTTCTTGGCGGTTGGCTTGTAGTCACACCGGCGGCGGCCGACAATTATCCGTCGCGTCCGATCCGGCTGCTGCACGGATTTGCCGCCGGCGGGGCGGCCGACGCACTGTCGCGCATCATCGCTGACGGACTCTCGAAGAAGCTCGGGCAGCCGATCATCGTCGAGGCCAAGCCCGGTGCCGGCGGCAACATCGCCGCGGATGCCGTCGCGAAGGCGGCGCCCGACGGCTACACGCTCGGGCTGGTCACCGGGGCGCACGCGATTTCCGCGGCGACCTACAAGAGCCTCGCGTACCAGCCAGCCGAGAGCTTCGAGATGATCTCGACGCTGGTCTACTACGCGCTCGTCATCGCCGTGCGCAACGACCACCCTGCGAAGTCGCTGGGCGAACTCATCGCCCTAGCCAAAGAGAAACCCGGCTCGCTCAGCTTCGGATCGGTCGGCTTCGGCAGTACGCATCACCTTGCCGGAGAGCTGCTGAACGCGACCGCCGGAATCGAGATCGTGCATGTGCCGTATCGCGGCGATTCTCAATCCGTCACAGCCTTGCTTGGCGGCGAGGTGCCGGTCATCGTCGGCACGCCCGTGCTGCTCGCCCCGCAGATCCAGGGCGGCGCGATCCGGGGCCTCGCCGTGACCTCGCCGACGCGCACCGCGTTGCTGCCCGACGTCCCCAGCGTTCAGGAAGCCGGCATCAAGGGCTATGACGTGCGCACCTGGGCCGGCCTCCTGGCCCCCAAGGGTACGCCGTCCGCCGTCATCGCCACGCTCAATTCAGCGACGCTCGACGTGCTCAGGGACACTGAAACCAGGCAGCGTCTGGAGACCGCCGTCGGCGGCGAGGTCCGCGGCAGCTCGCCCGAGGAGATGAAGAAGCTGATCGAGACCGAGATCGTCAAATGGACTGGCGTGGTGGAGCGCGCGAAGATCCCGAAGATCTGA
- a CDS encoding DUF2336 domain-containing protein, with protein MTKSLFPGFDGLMSLSRREGVDVRPTLLRVLTDLYVQSPTHSDDEQRQFIELATRLIDQVDDATRSSVKAKLAIYPQTPVPVLQKLGLVAAQEGRRVPLAREIRSAPQAAPQAREPTEAEQRMAASMAMQPKEAAEIHDMFFRADAGQRALILHNLAQTPLKAAPRIPTVRAKRAIQILEMAAIAGDIENFIFELGDSLILPSRVAAQIVDDAGGEALAIAARALDMPSPNFQRILLFFKPEIGTSVDAVYRLSRLYDRLGERSALVMLAAWRGSTLAVTRAKYQPSLHDSERQRARAGASQTRPGVQPGSAPAVRTGTDGSSDR; from the coding sequence ATGACCAAGTCGCTGTTTCCCGGATTCGACGGGCTGATGAGCCTCTCCCGTCGCGAAGGTGTCGATGTTCGCCCGACGCTGCTGCGCGTGCTGACGGACCTCTATGTCCAGTCGCCCACCCACAGCGACGACGAGCAGCGCCAGTTCATCGAGCTTGCCACACGGCTGATCGACCAGGTCGACGATGCGACGCGTTCCTCCGTCAAGGCGAAGCTTGCGATCTATCCGCAGACGCCCGTCCCGGTGCTCCAGAAGCTCGGGCTGGTCGCGGCGCAGGAAGGCCGCAGGGTTCCGCTCGCGCGCGAAATTCGCAGCGCTCCGCAGGCAGCCCCCCAGGCCCGTGAGCCGACCGAGGCCGAGCAGCGCATGGCCGCCAGCATGGCGATGCAGCCGAAGGAAGCGGCCGAGATCCACGACATGTTCTTCCGCGCCGATGCGGGCCAGCGCGCGCTGATCCTGCACAATCTCGCGCAGACGCCGCTGAAGGCCGCACCGCGGATTCCGACCGTGCGGGCCAAGCGCGCGATCCAGATCCTGGAGATGGCGGCGATCGCGGGCGATATCGAGAATTTCATCTTCGAGCTCGGTGACAGCCTGATCCTGCCCTCGCGCGTCGCAGCCCAGATCGTCGACGATGCCGGCGGCGAAGCGCTCGCAATCGCCGCGCGCGCGCTCGACATGCCGAGCCCCAACTTCCAGCGCATCCTGTTGTTCTTCAAGCCGGAGATCGGCACCTCGGTCGATGCGGTCTACCGGCTGTCGCGGCTCTACGACCGCCTCGGCGAGCGCTCCGCGCTGGTGATGCTGGCGGCATGGCGCGGCTCGACCCTCGCGGTCACCCGCGCAAAATACCAGCCCTCGCTGCATGACAGCGAACGGCAGCGCGCACGTGCCGGCGCAAGCCAGACGCGCCCGGGCGTGCAGCCCGGCTCCGCACCTGCGGTGCGGACGGGCACCGACGGATCGTCGGACCGCTAG
- a CDS encoding fumarylacetoacetate hydrolase family protein, which yields MKLLSFLDGNRESWGAVVENGVVDLGRALPQYPTLADFLGSGDYTRREAIVATHKPTMALSDVKYLPVIPRPEKIVCAVRNYLDHHNEAVAFGMKREITEFPPIFLRVWRSQVAHNAPVIRPKVSDNFDWEGELAVVIGKGGRHISQADAWSHVAGYSIYNDVSVRDWQRHAQQIASGKNFVGTGPFGPWLVTPDEIGDPTKLKLETRVNGVVEQSSDTSMLIFSIPRLIEYCSTIFDLVPGDVIATGTPAGVGFTRKPPVFLKPGDIVEVEIENIGVLRNPVVDEA from the coding sequence ATGAAGTTGCTGTCGTTCTTGGACGGAAATCGCGAGAGCTGGGGCGCCGTTGTCGAAAACGGGGTCGTAGATCTCGGCCGCGCCCTCCCCCAGTACCCGACGCTGGCGGACTTCCTCGGCAGCGGCGACTACACACGGCGCGAGGCCATCGTCGCCACGCACAAGCCCACGATGGCGCTCAGCGACGTCAAATACCTGCCGGTGATCCCGCGTCCCGAGAAGATCGTCTGCGCCGTGCGCAATTATCTCGACCACCACAATGAAGCCGTGGCGTTCGGCATGAAGCGCGAGATCACGGAGTTTCCGCCGATCTTCCTGCGAGTCTGGCGCTCCCAGGTCGCGCACAACGCGCCGGTGATCCGGCCGAAGGTCTCGGACAATTTCGACTGGGAGGGCGAGCTTGCCGTCGTCATCGGCAAGGGCGGCCGCCACATCAGCCAGGCCGACGCCTGGAGCCACGTGGCGGGCTACTCGATCTACAACGACGTCAGCGTGCGTGACTGGCAGCGCCACGCCCAGCAGATCGCCTCCGGCAAGAACTTCGTCGGCACCGGTCCGTTCGGACCCTGGCTGGTGACGCCGGACGAGATCGGCGACCCCACCAAGCTGAAGCTCGAGACGCGCGTCAACGGGGTGGTGGAGCAGTCGTCCGACACGTCGATGCTGATCTTCTCGATTCCGCGGCTGATCGAATATTGCTCGACCATCTTCGACCTCGTGCCCGGCGACGTCATCGCCACCGGCACGCCAGCCGGCGTCGGCTTCACCCGCAAGCCGCCGGTCTTCCTCAAGCCCGGCGACATCGTCGAGGTCGAGATCGAGAACATCGGCGTGCTCCGTAATCCCGTCGTGGATGAGGCGTAG
- a CDS encoding amino acid synthesis family protein yields the protein MSYDIRKTALSVETIWHERGPRLEKPLLVGTAVAVIGNPFAGRYEPDLMPFQAALRDLGRELATQLIAQLGGAAHIEAYGKGIIVGEDGELEHGAVWHEAGGHGMREVLDQPKAIVPAAKTIGGPGTRLMVPLGHIHAAYVRSHFGTAEMTLWDAPRRDEIAFGLVMATGGRPHARIGGLKASEISVHDGQR from the coding sequence ATGTCCTACGATATTCGCAAGACCGCGCTCAGCGTCGAGACGATCTGGCACGAGCGCGGCCCGAGGCTGGAGAAGCCGCTGCTGGTCGGCACGGCCGTCGCGGTGATCGGCAATCCCTTTGCGGGCCGCTATGAGCCTGACCTGATGCCGTTTCAGGCGGCCTTGCGCGACCTCGGACGCGAGCTCGCAACACAGTTGATCGCACAGCTCGGCGGCGCCGCGCATATCGAGGCCTACGGCAAGGGCATCATCGTCGGCGAGGACGGCGAGCTCGAGCACGGCGCCGTCTGGCACGAAGCCGGCGGCCATGGCATGCGCGAGGTGCTCGACCAGCCCAAGGCGATCGTTCCGGCGGCGAAGACCATCGGCGGTCCTGGCACGCGCCTGATGGTGCCGCTCGGTCACATCCACGCCGCCTATGTCCGCAGCCATTTCGGCACGGCGGAGATGACGCTGTGGGATGCGCCAAGGCGTGACGAGATCGCCTTCGGCCTCGTCATGGCGACCGGCGGCCGCCCTCACGCGCGCATCGGCGGCCTCAAGGCCTCCGAGATCTCCGTGCACGACGGGCAGCGCTGA
- a CDS encoding VOC family protein: MTTQAPIARFTRLRHATFASPDPERLLDYYRGVIGLGLVGRDGDRICLASDSEQLSLVIERGAAALTSIAFEISPDVEIEALGAALKQADLKPELRSDPLPGVSRLLSFNDPEGTRFELIQGWTPTPAQERIGGLAVVKLGHVALRTPDPRAASEFYANVMGLRVSDWIEDRFVFMRSGYEHHTLNFARAPDRGLHHFAFELRGATHMHQACDHLARHKLPVLWGPVRHGPGHNTAIYHRNPDGHLVELFCDLDRMTDEELGYFEPRPWHRDRPQRPKVWVGLPRDVWGMPPSPECTEFAR; this comes from the coding sequence ATGACGACACAAGCTCCCATTGCACGCTTCACCCGCCTGAGGCACGCGACCTTTGCCTCGCCCGATCCCGAGCGGCTGCTCGACTATTACCGCGGCGTGATCGGTCTCGGTCTCGTCGGCCGTGACGGCGACCGCATCTGTCTCGCCAGCGATTCCGAGCAGCTCTCGCTCGTGATCGAGCGAGGGGCGGCGGCGCTGACCAGCATTGCCTTCGAGATATCTCCCGATGTCGAGATCGAGGCGCTGGGCGCCGCGCTGAAGCAGGCCGATCTGAAGCCCGAGTTGCGGAGCGATCCGCTGCCTGGCGTCTCTCGGCTGCTCTCCTTCAATGACCCCGAAGGCACGCGCTTCGAGCTGATCCAGGGCTGGACACCGACGCCCGCGCAGGAGCGGATCGGCGGGCTCGCCGTCGTCAAGCTCGGCCATGTCGCCCTTCGGACGCCCGATCCGCGCGCGGCATCGGAGTTTTACGCGAACGTCATGGGCCTTCGGGTCTCCGACTGGATCGAGGACCGCTTCGTCTTCATGCGCAGCGGCTATGAACATCACACGCTGAACTTCGCCCGCGCGCCCGATCGGGGCCTGCATCATTTTGCGTTCGAGCTGCGCGGGGCGACCCACATGCATCAGGCCTGCGATCATCTGGCGCGGCACAAGCTTCCCGTTCTCTGGGGCCCGGTGCGTCACGGCCCCGGGCACAACACGGCGATCTATCACCGCAATCCCGACGGGCATCTGGTCGAGCTGTTTTGCGATCTCGACCGAATGACCGACGAGGAGCTCGGCTATTTCGAGCCGCGTCCCTGGCACCGCGATCGCCCGCAGAGGCCAAAGGTCTGGGTCGGCCTGCCGCGCGACGTCTGGGGCATGCCGCCGTCACCGGAATGCACGGAGTTCGCCCGCTAG
- a CDS encoding FCD domain-containing protein has product MPDSAIRPRKEFGKTIAADITHRLREEIIACALAPGEPLRFDVLRERFGASFTTLREALTALAAEGLVDAQEQRGFRVAPVSRQDLVEVTDARVLIEVELIRRAIERGDDDWEIAVISTLHRLKRIEQRDPEHPLRDPEWKIAHRQFHQALVSACGSATLLAIRAELFDRAERYRHLSANFRPRPRDKAGEHQAIMQAAISRNADLAVQLIETHIRSTADNVAKYAGHLLDAE; this is encoded by the coding sequence ATGCCTGACAGCGCCATCCGCCCCCGCAAGGAATTCGGCAAGACCATTGCCGCCGACATCACGCACCGTTTGCGCGAGGAGATCATTGCCTGCGCCCTCGCGCCCGGCGAGCCGCTGCGGTTCGACGTGTTGCGCGAACGGTTCGGCGCGAGCTTTACGACGCTGCGGGAAGCGCTGACCGCGCTCGCCGCCGAAGGGCTGGTCGATGCGCAGGAGCAGCGCGGATTTCGCGTCGCGCCGGTCAGCCGGCAGGATCTGGTCGAGGTCACCGATGCAAGGGTCCTGATCGAGGTGGAATTGATCCGCCGCGCGATCGAGCGGGGCGACGACGACTGGGAAATCGCAGTGATTTCGACGCTGCACAGATTGAAGCGGATCGAGCAGCGCGATCCCGAGCATCCCTTGCGCGATCCCGAATGGAAGATCGCCCATCGCCAGTTCCACCAGGCGCTGGTGTCCGCCTGCGGCTCGGCGACGCTGCTGGCGATTCGCGCCGAGCTGTTCGACCGTGCCGAGCGCTACCGGCATCTATCGGCCAATTTCCGGCCACGCCCCCGCGACAAGGCCGGCGAGCACCAGGCCATCATGCAGGCCGCGATCTCGCGTAATGCGGATCTGGCCGTGCAGCTGATCGAGACGCATATCCGCTCGACCGCCGACAACGTCGCCAAATACGCCGGGCATCTGCTCGACGCCGAATAG
- a CDS encoding MBL fold metallo-hydrolase, which produces MKIHHLNTGTMCPMGRRLVNGTGSLFQRARLVCHCLLIETNDGLALVDTGIGLGDIGAPERLGRRWVRQTAPRLDPAETAVEQVKALGYSPADVRHVLLTHLDRDHAGGVPDFPHAAIHVHRAEYDMAVLRKPAPPEGRYVTGQWGHGPRWTFYREAGEDWFGFKGVRALGDKEPDILMIPLAGHTLGHCGIAVRSGDTWLLHAGDSYFHHAQLDPSPRMPLMLGYFQRKGDMDRGMRIANQARLRALKLDHGDRVKIVNSHDPVDYESCRCGAH; this is translated from the coding sequence ATGAAGATTCACCACCTCAACACCGGCACGATGTGCCCGATGGGCCGTCGTCTGGTGAACGGCACCGGTAGCCTGTTCCAGCGTGCCCGCCTGGTCTGTCATTGCCTGCTGATCGAGACCAATGACGGGCTCGCGCTGGTCGACACCGGCATCGGACTCGGCGATATCGGGGCACCCGAGCGGCTGGGACGCCGATGGGTGCGCCAGACCGCGCCAAGGCTGGATCCCGCGGAGACCGCGGTCGAGCAGGTCAAGGCGCTCGGCTATTCACCCGCCGACGTGCGCCACGTGCTGCTGACGCATCTCGATCGCGACCACGCAGGCGGCGTGCCTGATTTCCCCCATGCCGCGATCCACGTCCATCGCGCCGAATACGACATGGCGGTGTTGCGCAAGCCGGCGCCGCCCGAGGGACGCTACGTCACGGGGCAGTGGGGCCACGGCCCGCGCTGGACATTCTATCGCGAGGCCGGCGAGGACTGGTTCGGCTTCAAGGGCGTGCGCGCGCTCGGCGACAAGGAACCAGACATCCTGATGATCCCGCTCGCCGGCCACACGCTCGGCCATTGCGGCATTGCGGTGCGATCAGGCGACACATGGCTGCTGCATGCCGGCGACAGCTATTTTCATCATGCGCAGCTCGACCCATCGCCGCGCATGCCGCTGATGCTCGGCTATTTCCAGCGCAAGGGCGACATGGACCGGGGCATGCGGATCGCCAACCAGGCGCGGCTGCGGGCGCTGAAGCTTGATCACGGCGACCGCGTGAAGATCGTCAACAGCCATGATCCCGTGGATTACGAGAGCTGCCGGTGTGGCGCGCATTGA